One Henriciella litoralis genomic window carries:
- a CDS encoding HesB/IscA family protein, with product MARRPRPQLVTLTDAAATRVQEIMSEKGAGYLRVGVKNGGCAGMEYVMDYVTAPEKFDEVVEDKGVKIVVDAKAVLFLLGSIVDYESTPLHEKFVFRNPNETDACGCGESVTIMPAEAS from the coding sequence ATGGCCAGAAGACCACGCCCCCAACTCGTAACCCTTACTGATGCTGCCGCGACCCGCGTTCAGGAGATCATGTCCGAAAAAGGGGCAGGGTACCTTCGCGTTGGCGTCAAGAATGGCGGCTGCGCCGGCATGGAATACGTCATGGACTATGTTACCGCACCTGAAAAATTCGACGAAGTCGTCGAGGACAAGGGCGTGAAAATCGTCGTTGACGCGAAAGCCGTACTTTTTCTGCTGGGATCTATCGTGGACTACGAATCAACGCCTCTGCATGAGAAGTTTGTATTCCGGAATCCAAACGAGACCGATGCCTGTGGATGCGGGGAAAGTGTAACGATAATGCCTGCAGAGGCTTCCTGA
- a CDS encoding lysophospholipid acyltransferase family protein encodes MIRGYAFTGIYYVLSLVFVLITLPLLILPGRAAVSWSIRQYCRCVRFAFHWIGGVKVRIEGKENLPDGAYILAAKHQSWGDGIIIYPEIRDLTFVTGDHLAKFPLVGGILEKLGAIVIDTCGGGDRKVRSLEEGLASAKSEGRRVLIYPEGHLAPPGKYFRYKAGVWHMQRETNLPVVPVASNLGAFWTQQDIRKRSGTATVRILSPLESGLPKDLFLERLTTQIESECAALLKDTPFACEATRLISDPKPRKVD; translated from the coding sequence ATGATCAGAGGATACGCCTTTACTGGCATCTATTATGTCCTGTCGCTGGTGTTCGTTCTGATCACCCTTCCATTGCTCATTCTGCCCGGCCGTGCCGCCGTGAGCTGGTCAATTCGCCAGTATTGCCGATGTGTCCGCTTCGCCTTTCATTGGATCGGAGGAGTCAAAGTTCGAATTGAAGGCAAGGAAAACTTGCCCGACGGCGCCTACATTCTCGCCGCGAAGCACCAGAGCTGGGGTGATGGTATCATCATCTATCCAGAAATTCGGGACCTGACCTTCGTCACTGGAGACCATCTTGCCAAGTTTCCGCTGGTTGGAGGCATCCTGGAGAAACTCGGTGCCATCGTTATCGACACCTGCGGGGGTGGAGACAGGAAAGTTCGTTCGCTGGAGGAAGGGCTCGCCTCGGCCAAGAGTGAGGGCCGGCGCGTCTTGATCTATCCTGAGGGCCATCTGGCTCCACCCGGAAAATACTTCAGATACAAAGCCGGTGTCTGGCATATGCAACGAGAAACGAACCTTCCAGTTGTGCCCGTCGCCTCTAATCTCGGGGCATTCTGGACGCAGCAGGACATCAGGAAACGTAGCGGTACGGCTACGGTGCGCATCTTATCGCCATTGGAAAGCGGATTGCCCAAGGATCTGTTTCTTGAGCGTCTGACAACGCAAATCGAATCCGAGTGCGCCGCTTTGTTGAAAGATACGCCATTTGCGTGCGAGGCGACGCGCCTGATCAGCGACCCGAAACCGCGCAAGGTCGATTAG
- a CDS encoding TetR/AcrR family transcriptional regulator: MPDKKPVSRERARNARPKIERAALKLFVDEGIDAATTREIAMSAGVSEGALYRHYSGKDELALALFMETHNRLGAMLRDALSQDGTLETRVRRAVTAYCSLADEDWLLFSFHLVSLNRFLPHDIKRDDDPVSVIERVIGAMMEAGQIPAGDPALSTAMCLGVVMQSGQNKIYNRLPGPFAAHIDTFTRTIMAILLQK; this comes from the coding sequence ATGCCCGACAAGAAGCCCGTCAGCAGGGAGCGCGCTCGAAATGCTCGTCCGAAAATAGAACGGGCGGCTTTGAAGCTTTTTGTCGATGAGGGGATCGACGCAGCGACGACGCGCGAAATTGCTATGTCTGCAGGCGTGTCGGAAGGCGCCCTGTATCGGCACTATAGCGGCAAAGATGAGCTGGCGCTGGCCCTGTTCATGGAGACCCACAACAGGCTGGGCGCGATGCTTCGCGACGCGCTTTCGCAGGACGGTACTCTGGAGACACGTGTACGGCGCGCCGTGACAGCGTATTGTAGTCTGGCTGATGAAGACTGGCTTTTATTTTCGTTTCACCTCGTCTCGCTCAATCGTTTTTTGCCGCACGATATCAAACGCGATGATGATCCGGTGTCGGTGATTGAGCGCGTGATTGGGGCTATGATGGAAGCGGGCCAGATTCCGGCCGGTGATCCGGCTCTCTCGACCGCAATGTGTCTTGGCGTCGTTATGCAGTCTGGGCAAAACAAGATTTATAACCGGCTTCCCGGACCATTTGCGGCGCATATAGACACCTTCACCCGCACTATTATGGCAATCCTGCTTCAGAAATAA
- a CDS encoding HD domain-containing protein, producing the protein MADGHIAGDRAQFTTMVEGSGDDWAVIARNAKEFNRGLAKRVLAHLRLLDGDFGGFPIDRLQHSLQTATRAHRDGRDEEYVVCALLHDIGDTLGSHNHPDIAAAILKPFVSEANLWMVANHGIFQGYYFFHHLGLDRNMREKFKDSPYYEYTAQFCHLYDQAAFDPDYESEPLSFFEPMVERVFRAPKHSIYLNENKKPRKKV; encoded by the coding sequence ATGGCCGACGGACATATCGCAGGGGATCGCGCCCAATTTACCACAATGGTTGAGGGTTCTGGCGATGACTGGGCCGTCATTGCGCGCAACGCCAAGGAATTCAACAGGGGACTGGCTAAACGTGTGCTCGCACACCTGCGCCTCCTTGATGGAGATTTCGGAGGATTTCCAATCGACCGGCTTCAGCACTCTCTTCAGACCGCGACTCGCGCCCATCGCGATGGACGCGACGAAGAGTACGTTGTTTGCGCATTGCTTCACGACATCGGTGATACGCTAGGAAGCCATAACCACCCCGATATTGCCGCGGCTATCCTCAAACCGTTCGTTTCGGAAGCAAACCTCTGGATGGTCGCCAATCATGGCATCTTCCAGGGGTATTATTTCTTTCATCATCTGGGACTCGACCGGAATATGAGAGAGAAATTCAAAGATAGTCCCTACTACGAATATACGGCGCAGTTCTGTCACCTATATGATCAGGCAGCTTTCGACCCTGACTACGAAAGTGAGCCGCTCTCATTCTTCGAGCCAATGGTTGAACGCGTCTTTCGAGCCCCGAAACACTCAATCTATTTGAATGAAAACAAGAAGCCGCGGAAAAAAGTCTGA
- the yajC gene encoding preprotein translocase subunit YajC produces MFSRLATTAMIAGAFAPFAFAQEQGGGTGGILGQLIFFVPLILIFYFLLIRPANQRQKKHRAMIEAVVRGDTIITSGGLIGKVTKVTDQELSVDLAEGVRVRVVKTMVADVRPKNEPVAANDSKSS; encoded by the coding sequence ATGTTTTCACGTCTGGCCACGACGGCCATGATTGCAGGTGCATTCGCACCATTCGCATTCGCTCAGGAGCAGGGGGGCGGTACCGGGGGTATTCTCGGGCAGCTCATCTTCTTTGTTCCGCTCATCCTGATCTTTTATTTCCTGCTGATCCGCCCTGCGAACCAGCGTCAGAAGAAGCACCGCGCCATGATTGAGGCGGTCGTGCGGGGTGATACAATCATCACGTCAGGCGGCCTGATCGGCAAGGTCACGAAGGTGACCGACCAGGAACTCAGCGTTGATCTGGCAGAGGGCGTTCGGGTCCGGGTTGTGAAAACCATGGTTGCCGATGTTCGTCCAAAGAATGAGCCGGTTGCAGCGAACGACTCCAAGTCTTCCTGA
- the secD gene encoding protein translocase subunit SecD has translation MLNFPAWKVALISLVLLWGALLALPNAFSDGFLGVAPRDTGATDAQSVAEFNEQQEAAEHSWWPSFLPTRKVNLGLDLQGGVYLLTQIDPEEVASNRLETLQADIVQALNRAPLIERDVPEQQGSTLPIRLRNPDQMDDAVRRLRRLNPSIGATGNEKVMSIEKSGPELITVSVSDSAKQALAADAQSKMIEIIRRRLDPDGVSEVSITPQGDTRIVIEAPGEADPRRIKDILSQAGRMTFNMADVDASAINAAQSTRPRPGWELLQDVEGRPILVNRTPVVTGSDIATANQGNDPDDNSAAVDFRLTGSGAERFGRTTASNRGRIFAIVLDGTVMSSPRINEPIWGGNVQITGQFTIEEAQDLAAIIEAGELPAKLNFIEERTVGPGLGADSIAAGTRASIIGLVLVGVFMIIAYGLIGGFAVGSLLANIVLILGALSGLGATLTLPGIAGIVLTIGMAVDANVIVFERIREEQRAGRSPSTAVIAGYERALATILDANITTFIAAAILYLLGSGPVKGFAVTLAIGIVTSVFTAFVVTRWFTAMWLRVAKPRKLSI, from the coding sequence ATGTTGAATTTTCCGGCCTGGAAAGTGGCATTGATTTCCCTGGTGCTCCTCTGGGGCGCTCTGCTTGCATTGCCCAATGCGTTCAGCGACGGCTTCCTTGGCGTAGCGCCAAGGGACACTGGCGCCACGGATGCCCAGTCGGTCGCAGAATTCAATGAACAGCAAGAAGCGGCCGAACACTCCTGGTGGCCGAGCTTTCTCCCGACCAGAAAAGTCAATCTTGGCCTCGACCTTCAAGGCGGCGTCTATCTACTGACGCAGATTGATCCTGAAGAGGTTGCCAGCAATCGCCTTGAAACACTGCAGGCCGATATCGTTCAGGCGCTCAATCGCGCGCCTCTGATTGAACGGGATGTCCCTGAACAGCAGGGCAGCACGCTGCCGATCAGGCTTCGCAATCCAGACCAGATGGATGATGCGGTTCGTCGCTTGCGCCGTTTGAACCCCAGTATCGGGGCCACGGGCAATGAGAAGGTCATGTCAATCGAGAAGTCAGGGCCGGAGCTGATTACTGTCAGCGTCTCTGACAGTGCCAAACAGGCGCTTGCCGCTGATGCCCAGAGCAAGATGATCGAGATTATCCGCCGGCGTCTTGACCCTGATGGCGTTAGTGAAGTTTCCATCACCCCTCAGGGCGATACTCGGATCGTGATTGAGGCGCCGGGTGAAGCTGACCCGCGCCGCATCAAGGATATCCTCAGCCAAGCAGGCCGCATGACGTTCAACATGGCGGATGTCGATGCATCAGCCATCAATGCGGCTCAGTCCACCCGTCCGCGACCAGGCTGGGAATTGCTTCAGGACGTGGAAGGTCGGCCAATCCTTGTGAACCGCACGCCAGTTGTAACGGGCAGTGACATTGCGACAGCCAATCAGGGCAATGACCCTGATGATAACAGCGCTGCCGTTGATTTCCGGCTGACCGGCTCTGGAGCAGAACGGTTTGGCCGCACGACAGCCTCCAATCGCGGGCGGATCTTCGCTATTGTGCTCGACGGCACGGTCATGTCCTCTCCTCGGATCAATGAGCCTATCTGGGGCGGCAACGTTCAGATTACGGGTCAGTTCACGATCGAGGAGGCGCAAGACCTCGCAGCGATCATTGAAGCGGGGGAATTGCCCGCCAAACTGAATTTTATTGAGGAACGGACTGTCGGACCCGGTCTGGGCGCCGATTCGATCGCTGCCGGTACGCGGGCCAGCATCATTGGCCTGGTTCTGGTGGGCGTGTTCATGATCATCGCTTACGGTTTGATCGGGGGATTTGCGGTCGGTTCTCTGTTAGCCAACATCGTATTGATTTTGGGTGCGCTTTCCGGTCTCGGCGCAACGCTCACGCTACCGGGTATTGCTGGTATCGTCCTTACAATCGGTATGGCTGTCGATGCCAACGTGATCGTATTTGAACGCATCCGCGAGGAGCAGCGAGCGGGAAGGTCACCATCCACGGCCGTTATTGCCGGCTATGAGCGGGCGCTTGCGACCATCCTTGATGCCAACATCACGACATTCATTGCCGCGGCGATCCTCTATCTGCTTGGGTCTGGCCCCGTCAAAGGCTTCGCCGTGACCCTCGCCATCGGGATCGTGACGTCGGTGTTCACAGCATTTGTCGTGACGCGTTGGTTCACCGCCATGTGGCTACGCGTGGCAAAGCCTCGCAAACTCTCGATCTAA
- the secF gene encoding protein translocase subunit SecF, whose product MLLQYWPKKTNVPFMPLRMGALVMSTILIAASFFMIFTKGLNFGIDFSGGSVIEIERPDGAQEQDVREVMSGLGLGEVQVNAARGTGVDSVEVIVIRFATQRAEEGVDQDVAQQQANDRVLAALGEAFPGYILRSSAAVGPKVSGELLRSGLIALAVALLLMMAYISVRFQWKYALGAVAALFHDVIITMGMFSLTQFEFNLSTIAALLTIVGYSMNDTVIVFDRVREEARKYKKMPSADVIDLAINQTLSRTLLTSGTTLLALLSIYLFGGTVLSGMSFALIFGVVIGTYSSVFVASAVVLMLGLDQGDKPKREVTGFQGV is encoded by the coding sequence ATGTTGCTTCAATACTGGCCGAAGAAAACAAATGTCCCGTTCATGCCATTGCGGATGGGCGCCCTGGTCATGTCGACGATTCTCATCGCAGCTTCGTTCTTCATGATCTTCACCAAGGGCCTCAATTTCGGGATCGACTTTTCGGGTGGGTCGGTCATCGAGATTGAACGTCCGGATGGCGCACAGGAACAGGACGTCCGTGAAGTGATGAGCGGACTTGGACTTGGCGAAGTACAAGTAAACGCCGCCCGCGGGACAGGCGTCGATAGCGTCGAAGTTATTGTCATCAGATTCGCGACACAGCGGGCCGAAGAAGGCGTCGATCAGGACGTTGCCCAACAGCAGGCCAATGATCGGGTCCTTGCGGCCCTGGGCGAGGCGTTTCCGGGCTACATCCTGCGCAGCAGCGCCGCCGTTGGCCCCAAGGTATCCGGCGAGCTATTGCGTAGCGGCTTGATCGCACTCGCGGTCGCTCTTCTGTTGATGATGGCGTACATCTCTGTTCGCTTTCAGTGGAAATACGCGCTTGGCGCCGTCGCTGCGCTTTTCCACGACGTGATCATCACAATGGGGATGTTTTCCCTCACGCAGTTTGAATTCAACCTCTCAACCATCGCGGCATTGCTGACGATTGTGGGTTACTCAATGAATGACACGGTCATCGTGTTTGACCGCGTTCGGGAAGAAGCGCGCAAATACAAGAAGATGCCTTCGGCTGACGTGATTGATCTTGCCATCAACCAGACGCTGTCCAGAACCTTGCTGACATCCGGCACCACATTGCTGGCCCTGCTGAGCATCTACCTGTTTGGTGGCACGGTGCTGAGCGGAATGAGCTTTGCGCTTATCTTCGGCGTGGTGATCGGGACGTATTCGTCCGTGTTTGTAGCTTCCGCTGTGGTGCTCATGCTGGGCCTTGATCAAGGCGACAAGCCAAAACGCGAAGTTACCGGTTTCCAGGGCGTCTGA
- a CDS encoding NAD kinase produces the protein MKIDIAFTASRRPEAQEALQRLTKRYGQSSEEAAEVIVALGGDGAMLDAMRRRFDDRKPVYGMNRGTVGFLMNDFAEDGLFERINKAAKATLVPLRMIATDIHGENFERLAINEVSLFRETAQSAKLRIQVDGQERMSQLTCDGIMVATPAGSTAYNLSAHGPILPIGANLLALTPVSAFRPRRWRGALLRHDAKVEFEIVEPTRRPVSAAADNQEVREVAKLTVVEDRSRPLTMLFDPGQALDERILREQFAF, from the coding sequence ATGAAAATAGATATCGCTTTCACCGCGTCGCGGCGCCCAGAAGCCCAGGAAGCTCTACAGCGCCTGACCAAGCGCTACGGACAGTCATCTGAGGAGGCCGCCGAGGTCATTGTCGCTCTCGGCGGCGATGGGGCCATGCTGGATGCCATGCGTCGCCGTTTTGATGACCGGAAGCCCGTCTACGGGATGAACCGCGGCACCGTCGGCTTTCTCATGAACGACTTTGCGGAAGACGGCCTGTTCGAACGAATCAACAAGGCTGCGAAAGCGACGCTCGTTCCGCTGCGCATGATTGCGACGGATATTCATGGCGAAAACTTTGAGCGCCTGGCCATAAACGAAGTATCTCTGTTCCGTGAAACCGCGCAAAGCGCAAAGCTGCGGATACAGGTCGATGGGCAGGAAAGAATGAGCCAGCTGACCTGTGACGGCATCATGGTGGCAACACCAGCGGGCTCAACCGCCTACAATCTGTCAGCCCACGGGCCGATCCTGCCGATCGGTGCCAATTTGCTTGCCCTGACCCCTGTGAGTGCCTTTCGTCCGCGTCGGTGGCGCGGTGCCCTGCTCCGACATGACGCGAAGGTGGAGTTCGAAATTGTCGAGCCGACGCGCCGTCCGGTGTCAGCTGCGGCTGACAATCAGGAAGTGCGGGAAGTCGCAAAGCTTACCGTCGTGGAAGATCGCTCTCGCCCACTTACGATGCTCTTCGATCCAGGACAGGCGCTTGATGAACGAATTCTGCGAGAGCAGTTTGCCTTCTGA
- a CDS encoding class II aldolase/adducin family protein, with translation MPDDMKAITVKDAVSAEEWKARVDLAMLYRLTALHGWDDMIFTHISHRVPGPEHHFLINPYGMLFDEITASSLVKVDLEGNIVSDTPYFINPAGFTIHSAIHASRDDANVVMHLHTDQGVAVSSQKEGLLPISQTAMIVRSDIAFHDYEGVALDLDERERLVADLGPDKHTMLLRNHGTLTCGETAAMTFTRMFFLERACKMQIMALSAGRDGVLECGDDLQSKVAGQGGLMGHRSGMSKLSEKLIWPAMQRKLDREAPGYDI, from the coding sequence ATGCCAGACGATATGAAAGCCATCACCGTAAAGGATGCCGTGTCCGCCGAAGAGTGGAAAGCACGGGTCGATCTGGCGATGCTCTATCGTCTCACAGCCCTGCATGGCTGGGATGATATGATCTTCACCCATATCTCCCATCGCGTGCCGGGGCCCGAGCATCATTTCCTAATCAATCCATACGGCATGTTGTTCGATGAGATCACGGCGAGTTCTCTGGTCAAGGTCGATCTTGAGGGCAACATCGTGTCGGACACGCCATACTTCATCAATCCGGCTGGCTTTACGATCCACTCGGCTATTCATGCAAGTCGAGACGACGCAAACGTCGTTATGCATCTGCATACCGATCAAGGCGTTGCTGTTTCATCCCAGAAAGAAGGCCTTTTGCCTATTTCTCAGACGGCCATGATTGTCCGTTCCGACATCGCATTTCATGATTATGAGGGCGTCGCGCTCGACCTCGACGAACGCGAACGTCTGGTGGCAGATCTTGGTCCAGACAAACACACCATGCTTCTTCGTAATCACGGTACGCTGACCTGCGGCGAAACTGCAGCAATGACGTTCACGCGGATGTTCTTTCTCGAACGCGCCTGCAAAATGCAGATCATGGCACTCTCTGCTGGACGCGATGGCGTTCTGGAGTGCGGGGATGATCTGCAAAGCAAGGTGGCCGGCCAGGGCGGTTTGATGGGCCACCGGTCGGGCATGAGCAAATTGTCAGAAAAACTTATCTGGCCTGCCATGCAGCGCAAGCTCGACCGGGAAGCCCCAGGTTACGATATCTGA
- the hemA gene encoding 5-aminolevulinate synthase, whose translation MKHIKAFEDALTDIRDEGRYRVFVDLQRHRGSFPKATARFEDGEREITVWCSNDYLGMGQDDDVLASMHEAIDSFGAGSGGTRNISGTTRFHVELEKELADLHGKSGALLFTSGYVANEATLSTLGKILPGLIIYSDELNHASMIEGIRRSGADRRIFRHNDVEHLRALIENDDADRPKLIAFESVYSMDGDIGPLKEFCDLADEFNALTYLDEVHAVGMYGKEGAGVAQAQELMHRIDIIEGTLGKAYGVMGGYIAAHSTMIDAIRSMASGFIFTTSTCPVMAAGALASVRKLRSDEGRELRADHQAKAELLKNKFRAVGLPVMDSVTHIVPLLVGDPEKCKALSDTLLFDFGIYVQPINYPTVPRGTERLRFTPGPVHDEIMMDDLVSAILAVWKQLGLDEQAA comes from the coding sequence ATGAAACATATCAAGGCATTCGAAGACGCCCTGACAGACATCAGGGATGAAGGCCGTTACCGGGTCTTCGTCGACCTGCAGAGACACCGCGGCAGTTTTCCGAAAGCGACTGCGCGCTTTGAAGACGGCGAGCGGGAAATCACGGTTTGGTGCTCTAACGATTATCTGGGCATGGGCCAGGATGATGACGTGCTGGCATCGATGCACGAAGCCATCGATAGTTTCGGTGCAGGTTCAGGTGGCACCCGAAATATCTCTGGCACCACTCGCTTCCACGTCGAACTGGAGAAAGAACTCGCGGATTTGCATGGCAAGTCCGGTGCGCTCCTGTTTACGTCCGGCTATGTGGCCAACGAAGCAACCCTGTCGACACTCGGCAAAATCCTGCCTGGTCTGATCATCTATTCAGATGAACTGAACCACGCCTCGATGATCGAAGGAATCCGCCGCTCGGGTGCCGACCGTCGGATCTTCCGTCATAATGACGTCGAGCATCTGCGCGCGCTGATCGAAAACGATGACGCCGATCGCCCCAAACTGATTGCCTTCGAAAGCGTCTACTCAATGGATGGCGACATTGGTCCGCTGAAAGAGTTCTGCGATCTGGCAGACGAATTCAACGCACTGACCTATCTCGACGAAGTCCATGCGGTCGGCATGTACGGCAAAGAGGGGGCTGGTGTTGCACAAGCCCAGGAGCTGATGCACCGGATCGATATTATCGAGGGAACGCTTGGCAAGGCCTATGGCGTGATGGGCGGCTATATCGCAGCTCATTCCACAATGATCGACGCTATCCGGTCGATGGCTTCCGGCTTCATTTTCACGACGTCTACCTGTCCTGTTATGGCCGCAGGCGCTTTGGCGAGTGTCCGCAAACTTCGCAGCGACGAAGGACGCGAGCTTCGCGCTGATCATCAAGCCAAGGCAGAACTGCTAAAGAACAAATTCCGCGCAGTGGGCCTGCCTGTCATGGACAGCGTAACCCATATCGTGCCGTTGCTCGTTGGCGACCCGGAAAAGTGCAAAGCGCTGTCTGATACGCTGCTGTTCGATTTCGGCATCTACGTTCAGCCAATCAACTACCCAACCGTACCACGGGGCACCGAGCGTCTCAGATTTACGCCGGGACCGGTCCACGACGAAATCATGATGGATGATCTCGTTTCAGCGATCCTGGCGGTGTGGAAGCAGCTGGGCCTCGACGAACAAGCTGCCTGA
- a CDS encoding MucR family transcriptional regulator yields the protein MRDKYIQYTTEIVSAYVANNSLSVASLPSLIETVHEAICSLSGVNTTEQEEKLPAVSPAKSITADYLICLEDGKELKMLKRYLQNHYGLTPDAYRAKWNLPADYPMVAPNYAKRRSEFAKKIGLGKKRTD from the coding sequence ATGAGAGATAAATACATTCAGTACACAACTGAAATTGTATCGGCATATGTTGCCAATAATTCGCTGAGCGTCGCGTCTCTGCCGTCGCTTATAGAGACGGTTCATGAAGCCATTTGCAGCTTGAGCGGAGTTAACACCACCGAGCAAGAAGAAAAGCTTCCCGCTGTCTCCCCCGCCAAGTCAATTACAGCGGACTATCTGATCTGCCTGGAAGACGGCAAAGAGCTCAAGATGCTCAAGCGGTACTTGCAGAACCATTACGGGCTCACGCCCGACGCCTACAGGGCAAAGTGGAATCTGCCAGCAGATTACCCGATGGTCGCGCCAAACTACGCCAAACGAAGATCAGAATTCGCCAAGAAGATTGGGCTTGGCAAAAAGCGCACTGACTAA